The Halococcus salifodinae DSM 8989 DNA window GGGTCGAGAACCGTCTGTATCGACTTCATGGACAACCCGTTCCACGGCCACCCAGAGGACGAAGACGAGTTCAGGAGGATGCAAGCCCGTGACGGAACAACGAAGTGTCACCGCTATTGTACAGCGTTCGTCATCGCCCGGGGAAAGCCACTGACTCTCGCCGTAGAGCCAGTAGCTGGCGAGGACAGCAAGGCTGACGCGGTCGAGCGCGTGCTCGCCCGCGTCGAGACCTATCCCTTCGAGACCAAGCAGATTCTCATCGATAGAGCTGCCTTCAACGGGGAACTGATCGGGGTACTTCGTGAGACTGCGCCGCCAGTCTTTCCGGTCAAGACCGGGAAAGACTCGCTCCGGCGGAAGCTCTCGGTCAACGCGTCGTATATGACCGAAGAGACGATCTGTGAAGGCAAAGAGCACGAACAGACGTATCCACTAGCGGTGAACGTCACCTACCACAACGGAGATCGAGGGAAGTCGGGGGTAAAACGGACGGGATACGCGGCGTACGGTCTGGAAGACCGCACGCCGCGACAGGTCGCGACAGTCTACAACAAGCGCTCACGGATCGAGAAGAGCTACGAGAAGTTCCGCGAAGCGCGTGCCCTCACAACAACGCCATCGACGACGATCCGGTTGTTCTACGTGGGCGTTGGGTTTCTGTTAGAGCAGCTGTGGGTCGTGCTCCAGTGGGCGGTGCTCGCCGCGCCACAGCGTGGCGGGCGAGCACTCCCGGTGGAGTTCACGTTCGGTGATGCGTTTCTCCAC harbors:
- a CDS encoding ISH3 family transposase, with product MNLPLLKEVLTDPDEFLSNGQLKSLALEMLELIPMEGIEGSGLDPEGIMEVVLRAAVGTTSINGVTTKTSDTPNRKTVMDWLHPLQKPAMLDAVNDILALVAMTVLDRGGSRTVCIDFMDNPFHGHPEDEDEFRRMQARDGTTKCHRYCTAFVIARGKPLTLAVEPVAGEDSKADAVERVLARVETYPFETKQILIDRAAFNGELIGVLRETAPPVFPVKTGKDSLRRKLSVNASYMTEETICEGKEHEQTYPLAVNVTYHNGDRGKSGVKRTGYAAYGLEDRTPRQVATVYNKRSRIEKSYEKFREARALTTTPSTTIRLFYVGVGFLLEQLWVVLQWAVLAAPQRGGRALPVEFTFGDAFLHGVERVLDDELGWKEKYRTNGVGLPAGYDHGLA